In Caldicellulosiruptor morganii, the following proteins share a genomic window:
- a CDS encoding KaiC domain-containing protein, with product MNRANSEVQVTLDAVKLKDLSKSAPELFGVKTGVDGVDKLFYKVEFSRELGKPIIKPLGGIPAYSVMNLSGVADTGKSLFAEQFAVAQANEGNSVLYITVETPAEFLYPSLLSRAAAMSIDKSKVEENVYMLDITRDFNIRGNINNFIKTIENAITRFDIKNVVIDSVTGLFESKEIYAREIVRTIYNFLKSKRLTTLMISQKRSGQEHLSAEAAGGYAVSHIVDGTIVFSKQVIMNRFDSSTFKRPIGDVIRLLRVDGCRMCGHDSKTYVFEIDQNGLIKVLYPLGYIAGQQKEDKQE from the coding sequence ATGAACAGGGCAAACAGCGAAGTTCAGGTAACCCTGGATGCTGTTAAACTCAAAGACCTTTCAAAATCTGCACCAGAGCTTTTTGGAGTCAAAACGGGAGTTGACGGCGTAGATAAGCTTTTTTACAAAGTTGAGTTTTCCAGAGAACTTGGAAAACCCATCATAAAGCCACTCGGTGGAATTCCAGCATACTCTGTCATGAACCTTAGCGGCGTTGCTGATACAGGTAAAAGCCTGTTTGCCGAACAGTTTGCTGTAGCTCAAGCAAATGAAGGAAATAGTGTTTTGTATATAACTGTTGAAACACCCGCAGAGTTTCTGTACCCTTCACTTCTTTCACGTGCTGCTGCTATGAGTATTGATAAGTCAAAGGTTGAAGAAAATGTATATATGCTCGATATTACCAGAGACTTTAATATACGTGGTAATATAAACAACTTTATTAAAACAATCGAAAATGCCATAACAAGATTTGACATCAAAAATGTTGTTATTGACTCTGTGACCGGATTATTTGAATCAAAAGAAATCTATGCAAGAGAAATTGTGAGGACTATTTATAACTTTTTAAAATCGAAAAGGCTCACAACTTTGATGATTTCACAAAAGCGAAGTGGTCAGGAACACCTTTCGGCCGAAGCTGCAGGCGGATATGCAGTAAGTCATATTGTTGATGGAACAATTGTTTTTTCGAAACAGGTCATAATGAACAGGTTTGACAGTAGCACATTCAAAAGACCTATTGGCGATGTAATTAGACTTTTGAGGGTAGATGGTTGCAGAATGTGTGGCCATGACTCCAAGACATATGTATTTGAAATTGATCAAAACGGACTTATAAAGGTTCTGTACCCGCTTGGCTATATTGCAGGGCAGCAAAAAGAAGACAAACAAGAGTAA
- the cysK gene encoding cysteine synthase A, protein MIYNSITELIGKTPLVRLNKLSKDLNCEIVAKIEYFNPGGSVKDRIGLAMIEDAEKKGLINKDTVIVEPTSGNTGIALAMVCAVKGYKLILTMPETMSIERRKLLRAYGAEIVLTPGEKGMKGAIEKAFEIYNSTPNAFMPQQFENLANPEIHRRTTALEIWNDTNGQVDIFVAGVGTGGTITGVGEVLKEKKPDVKIVAVEPFDSAVLSGEMPRPHKIQGIGAGFVPKVLNTKIYDQIIKVKSEDAFEMSRYLAREEGILVGISSGAALYAAVEVAKKSENKKKMIIVLLPDTGERYLSTDLFNVNI, encoded by the coding sequence ATGATTTACAATAGTATTACCGAACTTATAGGAAAGACGCCACTTGTGAGACTGAACAAACTTTCAAAAGATCTTAATTGCGAAATTGTTGCAAAAATAGAATATTTCAATCCTGGTGGAAGTGTAAAAGACAGGATTGGTCTTGCAATGATTGAAGATGCTGAGAAAAAGGGACTGATAAACAAAGACACAGTAATAGTGGAGCCAACAAGTGGCAATACGGGTATTGCACTTGCAATGGTGTGCGCTGTAAAAGGTTATAAGTTAATTTTAACCATGCCTGAGACAATGAGTATCGAAAGAAGAAAGCTTCTCAGGGCATACGGTGCAGAGATTGTTCTGACACCTGGCGAAAAAGGAATGAAAGGAGCAATTGAAAAAGCGTTTGAGATTTACAATTCGACTCCCAACGCTTTTATGCCTCAGCAGTTTGAAAACCTGGCAAATCCGGAAATTCACAGAAGAACAACAGCACTTGAGATCTGGAACGACACAAATGGTCAGGTTGACATATTTGTTGCAGGGGTTGGTACGGGTGGGACAATTACAGGTGTTGGAGAAGTGTTGAAAGAAAAAAAGCCCGATGTGAAGATTGTTGCAGTTGAACCTTTTGACTCTGCAGTGCTGTCAGGTGAGATGCCAAGACCCCACAAAATACAGGGTATTGGTGCTGGGTTTGTACCAAAGGTTTTGAACACAAAGATTTACGACCAGATAATAAAGGTAAAATCTGAGGATGCATTTGAAATGTCAAGGTACTTAGCAAGAGAAGAAGGTATTCTGGTTGGAATCTCATCAGGTGCAGCACTGTATGCAGCAGTCGAGGTTGCCAAAAAAAGTGAGAATAAAAAGAAGATGATTATTGTTCTTCTTCCTGATACAGGAGAGAGATACTTATCAACAGATTTATTTAACGTTAATATATAA